In one window of Tellurirhabdus rosea DNA:
- a CDS encoding PAS domain-containing protein, with protein sequence MIPPFRSYPVACMEIFMLEKARSRQAEREGLLIQQLSYIFDWQTYRNYTQALEDGYTLVVTDIQNTILWVSDRFLSMTGYTPQEAIGRKPNFLQGPMTDAQALHRLSDSIRGAEPQHRRRPIRERLLNYRKCGETYWCDIEIDPIWNNDGELTHFIAVEKEG encoded by the coding sequence ATGATACCTCCTTTTCGTTCGTATCCGGTTGCCTGCATGGAAATCTTTATGCTGGAAAAGGCCCGTTCCCGGCAGGCAGAACGCGAAGGACTGCTGATTCAGCAGCTTTCCTACATTTTTGACTGGCAGACGTACCGCAACTACACCCAGGCGCTGGAAGACGGCTATACGCTGGTCGTGACCGATATTCAGAATACCATTTTGTGGGTGAGCGACCGCTTCCTGTCCATGACCGGCTATACGCCCCAGGAGGCCATCGGCCGCAAACCCAACTTTCTTCAGGGCCCCATGACCGACGCGCAGGCCCTGCACCGGCTGTCGGACAGCATCCGCGGAGCCGAACCGCAGCACCGCCGCCGCCCCATCCGCGAACGACTCCTGAACTACCGGAAGTGCGGCGAAACCTACTGGTGCGACATCGAAATCGACCCCATCTGGAACAACGACGGCGAACTGACACACTTCATCGCCGTGGAGAAAGAAGGCTAA
- a CDS encoding AIR synthase related protein: protein MTPNTDRYAQRGVSASKEDVHNAIAHLDKGLFPKAFCKIVPDTLAGDPDYCTIMHADGAGTKSSLAYLYWKETGDLSVWRGIAQDAIVMNTDDLICVGATGPMLLSSTIGRNKNLIPGEVIAEIINGTEEVLAMLRSHGIDIYSTGGETADVGDLVRTVIVDSTVIARMKRAEVISNDRIEAGDVIVGLASFGQATYETAYNGGMGSNGLTSARHDVLNHYLADRYAESFDPAVDRSLVYSGSKRLTDPVEGTGLNVGQLILSPTRTYAPVAKALLEELRPQIHGMVHCSGGAQTKVLHFIENLHVIKDNLFPIPPLFRLIQEESGTNWQEMYKVFNMGHRLEVYLPEAYAQRVIDLAAGFGIEGRLIGRVEASETKKVTIQSEAGTFVY, encoded by the coding sequence ATGACTCCCAATACCGACCGCTACGCGCAACGCGGCGTTTCGGCCTCCAAAGAGGACGTACACAACGCCATCGCCCACCTCGATAAAGGCCTTTTTCCGAAAGCTTTCTGCAAAATTGTCCCCGATACGCTGGCGGGCGATCCCGATTACTGCACCATCATGCACGCCGACGGCGCCGGTACCAAATCGTCGCTGGCGTATCTGTACTGGAAAGAAACGGGTGATCTGTCGGTCTGGCGAGGCATCGCCCAGGACGCCATCGTGATGAATACCGACGACCTGATCTGCGTCGGCGCGACCGGCCCCATGCTGCTGTCGTCGACCATCGGGCGGAACAAGAACCTGATTCCGGGCGAGGTGATTGCCGAAATCATCAACGGTACCGAGGAAGTTCTGGCTATGCTCCGCAGCCACGGCATCGACATTTACAGCACCGGCGGCGAAACGGCCGACGTGGGCGACCTCGTCCGGACGGTCATTGTGGACAGCACGGTCATTGCCCGCATGAAACGCGCCGAGGTCATCAGCAACGACCGGATTGAGGCGGGTGATGTCATTGTCGGACTGGCTTCCTTCGGGCAGGCGACCTACGAAACGGCGTATAACGGCGGCATGGGCTCCAACGGCCTGACCTCCGCCCGCCACGACGTGCTCAACCATTATCTGGCCGACCGATACGCCGAAAGCTTTGACCCCGCGGTGGACCGTTCGCTGGTGTACAGCGGCTCCAAACGCCTGACCGACCCTGTGGAAGGCACCGGACTGAACGTGGGCCAGCTCATTTTGTCGCCGACGCGCACTTACGCCCCCGTAGCCAAGGCCCTGCTGGAAGAACTGCGGCCCCAGATTCACGGTATGGTCCACTGCTCGGGCGGAGCGCAGACGAAGGTGCTGCATTTCATCGAAAACCTGCACGTCATCAAGGACAACCTCTTCCCGATTCCGCCGCTGTTCCGCCTCATTCAGGAAGAAAGCGGCACGAACTGGCAGGAAATGTACAAAGTCTTCAACATGGGCCACCGGCTGGAGGTCTACCTCCCCGAAGCCTACGCCCAGCGCGTGATCGATCTGGCCGCCGGTTTCGGCATCGAAGGCCGCCTCATCGGCCGGGTGGAAGCGTCGGAGACTAAGAAAGTGACCATTCAGAGCGAAGCCGGCACGTTTGTGTACTAA
- a CDS encoding Kelch repeat-containing protein, translating into MKKLYSTMLAAAASLAVAQAQTWQPVETGNACEPRHENAAALVGDNFYAIGGRGMKPLEALNLKTLMWTKLPTPPVEMNHFQAVTYNDEIYVIMAFQGKYPHETPLPNIYIYSPKKGEWRLGPEIPKNRLRGSAGVVVHNNKIYTVCGIIDGHYDGHVAWFDEYDPKTNTWKQLPEAPRSRDHVSVGIVGNRLVVSGGRRSSAKTGKVLETTIAETDVYDFKTGQWTTLPESGNIPTQRAGNTTVTKDGKVWLIGGESQQLKAHNEAEAFDPKTGQWTKGPAMQQGRHGTQAVVYKDKIYIVAGSANHGGGPELNTVEVLK; encoded by the coding sequence ATGAAAAAACTGTACTCAACCATGCTGGCAGCGGCGGCCTCCCTGGCAGTGGCGCAGGCGCAAACCTGGCAGCCCGTTGAAACCGGAAACGCCTGCGAACCCCGCCACGAAAACGCCGCGGCGCTGGTCGGCGACAACTTCTACGCCATCGGTGGCCGAGGCATGAAGCCGCTCGAAGCACTCAATCTCAAGACGCTGATGTGGACCAAACTGCCGACTCCGCCGGTAGAAATGAACCACTTTCAGGCCGTCACGTACAACGACGAGATTTACGTCATCATGGCTTTTCAGGGCAAATATCCGCACGAAACGCCGCTGCCGAACATCTATATTTACAGTCCCAAAAAGGGCGAATGGCGGCTGGGACCGGAGATTCCGAAAAATCGCCTGCGCGGCTCGGCGGGCGTGGTGGTGCACAACAACAAAATCTACACGGTCTGCGGCATCATCGACGGTCATTACGACGGGCACGTAGCCTGGTTTGACGAATACGACCCGAAAACGAACACCTGGAAGCAGTTGCCGGAAGCCCCCCGCTCCCGCGACCACGTGAGCGTCGGCATCGTGGGCAACAGGCTGGTGGTGTCGGGCGGGCGGCGTTCGTCGGCCAAAACGGGCAAGGTGCTCGAAACGACCATCGCCGAAACGGACGTGTACGATTTCAAAACCGGCCAGTGGACCACCCTGCCCGAATCGGGCAACATTCCGACCCAGCGCGCGGGCAACACGACGGTCACCAAAGACGGCAAGGTCTGGCTCATCGGCGGCGAAAGCCAGCAGTTGAAAGCCCATAACGAAGCCGAAGCTTTTGACCCCAAAACGGGCCAGTGGACCAAAGGACCCGCCATGCAGCAGGGCCGTCACGGCACGCAGGCGGTGGTTTACAAAGACAAAATCTACATCGTTGCCGGTTCGGCCAACCACGGCGGCGGCCCCGAACTGAACACGGTGGAAGTGCTGAAATAA
- a CDS encoding porin family protein, whose translation MLRLSVFFALLLSCTVASAQISGHFAVKAGAGLSSLRQTGETSFVSKGRVDLQFGGLYRLRVNRFVVQPEILFSQKGGVLKNNTSGAQRGAITKMDFQYISVPVLFGYIPTEGITLQAGPEFSYALSTTAANNPSVRNDFGIAVGAHYDFLDLLSKFSLHVRYVHGFTNVSKIDIVQRYNSVLQAGIVYNFYKKEKRTAK comes from the coding sequence ATGCTCAGACTTTCCGTTTTTTTTGCGCTTCTGCTTTCCTGTACCGTAGCTTCCGCCCAGATTTCAGGCCATTTTGCCGTTAAGGCGGGCGCGGGCCTTTCTTCCCTGCGTCAGACCGGCGAGACCTCGTTTGTCTCCAAAGGCCGGGTCGACCTCCAGTTCGGCGGACTTTACCGCCTCCGCGTCAACCGCTTTGTGGTGCAGCCGGAAATCCTGTTCTCGCAGAAAGGCGGCGTCCTCAAAAACAACACGAGCGGAGCCCAGCGGGGTGCCATTACCAAAATGGACTTCCAGTACATCAGCGTCCCGGTGCTGTTTGGCTACATCCCGACGGAAGGCATTACGCTGCAGGCCGGGCCGGAGTTTAGCTATGCGCTCTCCACGACGGCGGCCAACAACCCGTCGGTCCGGAATGATTTCGGGATTGCGGTAGGGGCCCACTACGATTTTCTGGACCTGCTTTCCAAGTTCAGCCTGCACGTCCGGTATGTACACGGCTTCACGAACGTTTCGAAGATAGACATCGTTCAACGGTATAACAGCGTCCTGCAGGCGGGGATTGTGTACAACTTTTATAAAAAGGAAAAGCGGACCGCCAAATAG
- a CDS encoding Gfo/Idh/MocA family protein, translated as MAVTRWGILGCGRIAHKFAQDLQTIPDARLHAVASTDLNRAVTFAADYGAPNAYGRYEDLLSCPDLDVVYIATTHNFHYENTLMCLNGGLPVLCEKPFAMNSRQVRTMVETAREKGVFLMEALWSRFMPCIVKAKELADSGAIGTVTGLRADFGFRAPFDPEKRLFNKALGGGSLLDIGIYPLFLSYLLLGKPTTVKAAAVFGQTGIDEQCGMVLTYDNGAMANLFSTLTAKTDTDACIYGSAGNLHIGGRFHEGQSVTIKPAEGDRQIYTYPRQTWGYNYEANHVMQCLREGKTESPLWSLDDSLNLMDLLDTLRQAAGIQYAEDQPL; from the coding sequence ATGGCCGTTACTCGTTGGGGCATTCTGGGCTGTGGCCGGATTGCCCATAAATTTGCCCAGGACCTGCAAACCATTCCGGACGCGCGCCTGCACGCCGTTGCTTCCACTGACCTCAACCGGGCGGTTACCTTCGCGGCCGACTACGGCGCTCCCAACGCCTACGGCCGGTACGAAGACCTGCTTTCGTGCCCGGACCTCGACGTCGTATACATCGCCACCACGCATAATTTCCATTACGAAAACACGCTGATGTGCCTCAACGGCGGCCTGCCAGTGCTCTGCGAAAAGCCGTTTGCCATGAACAGCCGGCAGGTCCGGACGATGGTCGAAACGGCCCGCGAAAAAGGCGTTTTTCTGATGGAGGCGCTCTGGAGCCGGTTTATGCCCTGCATCGTCAAGGCCAAGGAACTGGCCGATTCCGGGGCCATCGGGACCGTCACCGGCCTGCGGGCCGATTTTGGCTTCCGGGCTCCGTTTGACCCCGAAAAGCGGCTTTTCAACAAGGCGCTGGGCGGCGGCTCGCTGCTCGACATCGGTATCTATCCGCTGTTTCTGTCGTATCTGCTGCTGGGAAAACCGACAACCGTGAAGGCCGCGGCCGTATTTGGGCAGACGGGCATCGACGAACAGTGCGGCATGGTGCTGACCTACGACAACGGGGCGATGGCGAACCTCTTCAGTACGCTGACGGCCAAAACCGATACCGACGCCTGTATTTATGGTTCGGCAGGCAACCTCCACATCGGCGGCCGCTTCCACGAGGGCCAGTCGGTCACCATCAAGCCCGCCGAAGGCGACCGCCAGATTTACACGTATCCGCGGCAGACCTGGGGGTACAATTACGAGGCAAACCACGTCATGCAGTGCCTGCGCGAGGGCAAGACCGAAAGCCCGCTCTGGTCGCTGGACGACAGCCTGAACCTGATGGACCTGCTGGACACCCTGCGGCAGGCTGCGGGAATCCAATACGCGGAAGACCAGCCTTTGTAA
- a CDS encoding 3'-5' exonuclease — translation MFSIVDVETTGGIGGPTRLTEVAIFRHDGRQVVDSFHSLLNPGCPIPPFIQRLTGITEELVADAPTFAEVAADIARVTENSVFVAHNAPFDYGFLQKEFNWLEQSFERRKLCTVWLSRRIFPGLPSYSLGKLCRSLEIPVSARHRAHGDAAATVQLFEMLLNNDRQGLIQLKVKN, via the coding sequence ATGTTTTCAATTGTTGACGTAGAAACGACCGGCGGCATCGGTGGACCAACACGCCTGACGGAGGTGGCTATCTTCCGGCACGACGGGCGGCAGGTGGTCGATTCTTTTCATTCGCTGCTAAATCCGGGCTGTCCCATTCCGCCGTTTATTCAGCGGCTGACGGGCATCACGGAGGAACTGGTAGCCGACGCGCCCACCTTTGCCGAGGTAGCCGCCGATATCGCCCGCGTCACGGAAAACTCGGTTTTCGTTGCCCACAACGCTCCCTTCGATTACGGTTTTCTACAGAAAGAATTCAACTGGCTGGAGCAGTCGTTCGAGCGCCGGAAATTGTGTACGGTCTGGCTGAGCCGCCGGATTTTCCCCGGCCTTCCCTCCTACAGCCTCGGCAAGCTCTGCCGTTCGCTGGAAATTCCGGTCAGCGCCCGTCACCGCGCCCACGGCGACGCCGCCGCCACCGTCCAGCTGTTCGAAATGCTCCTGAACAACGACCGACAGGGCCTTATTCAATTAAAAGTTAAGAATTAA
- a CDS encoding YqgE/AlgH family protein yields MSTTSPTNGSLLIAEPFLGDSNFERSVVLVCEHNPDGTFGLVLNQIAQVRLNDVLSDEMYHDYPLYVGGPVQQNTLHYIHRLGNLLEDAIDLGNGLYWSGNFEQLRQLINAGTVKENDIRFFVGYSGWSEGQLEGELAQNAWIISHADADFIFDTPSDQFWRGVLRRMGGQYRVLSHYPVDPRLN; encoded by the coding sequence ATGTCTACAACCAGCCCAACCAACGGAAGCCTGCTCATTGCCGAACCTTTTCTGGGAGATTCGAACTTTGAGCGCAGTGTTGTTTTAGTCTGCGAACACAATCCGGACGGCACCTTCGGACTGGTGCTGAACCAGATCGCCCAGGTTCGGCTGAATGATGTGCTCAGCGACGAAATGTACCACGATTATCCGTTGTATGTCGGCGGGCCGGTCCAGCAAAATACACTCCATTACATCCACCGGCTGGGCAATTTGCTGGAAGACGCGATTGATCTGGGCAACGGTCTGTACTGGAGCGGCAATTTTGAACAACTTCGGCAGTTAATCAATGCGGGTACGGTCAAAGAAAACGACATCCGCTTTTTTGTGGGTTATTCGGGCTGGTCAGAAGGGCAACTGGAAGGCGAACTGGCCCAGAACGCCTGGATTATCTCGCATGCCGATGCCGATTTTATCTTCGATACGCCTTCGGACCAGTTCTGGCGGGGCGTGCTGCGGCGCATGGGCGGCCAGTACCGCGTGCTGTCCCATTATCCGGTCGACCCAAGGCTAAACTGA
- a CDS encoding alkylphosphonate utilization protein: protein MDVKDSNGNILKDGDSVVLIKDLKVRGSSATLKRGTVVKNIRLTDDETEIEGKVDRTMMVLRTEFLKKS from the coding sequence ATGGACGTAAAAGACAGCAACGGCAATATTCTAAAAGACGGCGACTCCGTCGTGCTCATCAAAGATTTGAAAGTTCGCGGTTCTTCCGCCACTCTGAAACGCGGCACCGTCGTGAAAAATATCCGCCTGACGGATGATGAAACGGAGATTGAGGGCAAAGTGGACCGGACGATGATGGTGCTGCGGACGGAGTTTTTAAAGAAATCCTGA